Genomic window (Chelmon rostratus isolate fCheRos1 chromosome 15, fCheRos1.pri, whole genome shotgun sequence):
ATCTATCTCTCCAGCCAGCTAATAATCTAATTTCCCTCAACCATTAACCTCCATTGTTTTGGTGCAGTAACAGAAATCTCAACACCTGGCTAGATGGATGAGAAAATCAGTTCTTCTGTATTTTGGGTGAAGTCTGCTCTATTATcacttctttctgtctgacaaTTAATGTCCACATATGAGTGACACACACCAAAGCATCTGTGTTGGAGAGGTAAAGGCCTGATGAATCAAGACCTGATACTGAACTGCATCCTTCTAACTTTCAGGGTCATTTTAGAGATCGAGGAGCCAGCCGCAAACCACAACGGGGGCCAGCTGCTGTTCGGCCTTGACGGATATTTGTACATCTTCACTGGAGATGGTGGGAAAGCTGGCGATCCATTCGGGAAGTACGGCAACGCACAAAACAAGTAAGGTgcttcaggtttcttttttgtttatccattacttaaGCTAACAATTCCAACTGTCAGCCAGCAAGTCAACCATTTATTCACCACTTTCAGCTAACTAATTCAAACAATTTACAGATTACTTGGTGAActatttcagccatttttccATTAGCCTGCCtctagctaactatttcaaccatttatcaaTTGCTTTTCCCTATTTTTCAATTGGAGCTATCAATTCCAATAATTTCCATTAGCCTTATCCATTTCCATTATTTTAGCTTACTGCTTaattacatttatctgtttatttcaaccacttttcattacttttagcttgACCTCCCTGCTTGTTTGTTAGTGTTCATGCATTCCTCTGGTGTTACAGCTGACTCAATATGCTGATTTTGAATCATTTTAGTTTCTTCTGTTACCCCAGTTGAGCCACTCCTCAGTCTTTCCACACAACCCCCTGGGGTACCTCTGGTTGGGCATCACTACATTAGAAGGCCTCTCATCTGTTGCTAATTTCTATTGATTGCCATCCAGGAGCGCTCTGTTGGGAAAAGTCCTCCGCATTGATGTAGATGGAAGTGACTCCACTGGGAAGCAGTACAGGATCCCCCCTGATAACCCATTCGGCAGCGACCCAGACACTCGGCCAGAGGTGTACGCGTACGGGGTCAGAAACATGTGGCGGTGCTCTGTGGACCGCGGAGACCTGGTCAGCCGCCACGGCAGGGGCAGGATATTCTGTGGAGACGTGGGTCAAAACCGCTACGAGGAAATTGACATCATCGTGAAGGGAGGAAACTACGGCTGGAGAGCCAAAGAGGGCTTTGAGTGCTACGATATGAAACTGTGCCACAACTCCTCCTTGGGTGGGTATTTTCTGTTGGTGTGAAACTTTTGATTAAAAATCGGGAGCTATTTTCTGTCTCACTGGTACTTTCACCACCTGTTTTTTTCCGCCATAACGTTGTTTGAGCTAAATTCAGTGCATCCTTCTCTGTCGCCACAGATGACATCCTGCCTATATTTGCATACAGCCATCATGTTGGGAAGTCTGTGACAGGGGGATATGTGTACAGAGGATGTGAATCACCCAATCTGAATGGCCTGTACATTTTTGGAGACTTTATGAGTGGGTAAGATTGTATTGATCTGAGCCAAATACATTTCTCCAACTgttgggttaaaaaaaaaaaaacctcgaTTTTCTATCAGCTGTTCAGGAATGAAGATAAAACAGACTTGTTTTCTGGGCTTGTTGGctcagctgtttgctttttttttttttttaatttattgaaaaaCCAATAACAGTTTTTAGGTTAATTCAGGTCACATCACTCAAGAAATACAATAATTTACTTAAAATTTGACTTGGGTTCTAGCATCTACAGCCATCAACTAATATTGAACCACACTGTAAATATTCTGTTCGGACTGATATTTGTTGTGAATTATTAACTTTGTTTAAAACTTTTTGACTCAAGGTGTGAGGCAGTGTTTTGTTCTTAGACTCAGGCCTCGACTTGAAACTGAGGACTTGAGAATGACTTAGGATTCAAGCTAAGCTCCGTTAGACTATcagagaaaataatgacataTATTGTATATGTACCAAATTGTTGTACTTTCCATTCACTTGACCTGATAAACTCCACTGATGTGATTCCGCTGGTCGGTTAAAACTGAGTCACCAATCAGCGGCTGTACTTCATTTAAAGGAATAGATCAGGTTTTTGGGAAATTGTCTTAtaaagagttagatgagaagatcaataccattCTCATGGTTGTATGCTAAATAGTTGGAGCCAGCAAGTTAACCACCTGCTAactgcttagcttagcatatagaGTTAAAATAGAGGAACGGCTAACCTGCTTGTATTCAAAAGTTAAGAAAGTTAAAGctaacaaatgaaacagatgtgacgtatcttgtttatttaatccgtacaaaaaccaaaaattCAGAGTTATGTGCTCGACTATTTATTAGCTGAGAAATGACaacttgtctgtttttgtctgaataAAGAACAAATGCGATGTggctgttttcttgtttttggtctttgtgctaagctcagctaactggctgctggctgtagcttcatttcCCAAAgtgctgaactattcctttaatatttGAAGTGATGGAAAGAGCTATATACTTAATTCAAAAGGCAGAAATGGATTCCAGATGACTAAATAGTAAAAGTATTGGTTTCTTAGTCTTTGTCTTAGTGGTGATTTCCCGTTTGCCATATCGGCCTACATCGTACATAATATATGTGATTCCTGTCAATCCTGCAGTCAGATCATGGCGTTAGAGGAAGACAAATCAACAggaagctggagagagaggagagtgtgtATGGGCGACACAAAGACTTGCTCTTTTCCCGGACTCATTAATCATCACCACAAGTTCATCATCTCGTTCGCTGAAGACGAAGCAGGTaacattcattcagtctctcCCAGCGTTCAGCTGTGCATCAGTGCTCACgagctgtttgtgctttttttttaaggggaACTGTATTTTTTGGCCACTGCGTACCCCAGTGCCATGTCTCCTTTTGGAACTGTTTTCAAATTCATGGACCCTTCCAGGTGCAGTACCAGACACAGCTTACATTCAACAACACTTTTATAATCACACAGCTGATCATAAGTAGAATTTAATTTTCTGTGGCCTCTGATTTCACTCATTGCAGCAACGTGAGCCAAGCAATTTAAGTGCATTCATCCTGATTAATATTTAAGGCAAAGACCAGTGAATCTTTTAATTAATCATTGTCTCTTTTCTAAACCATACAAGGAACTGAAGAATATTAGAATAAATCTGCAGCCAAAAAGACAGCCAAAGCCACAGAAGCAGTCTTCATCTGGCAGCTAAATAACAGGCTGCTGAGCTGTTTAACCGTATGTGCACTGCTTATATAGACTAGTTTTCTGAAATCAAGAAATATGGATCATTTTGCACTGCTGGTGCTAGGATTGAAATAAATCAATACTTTCCAGGCCGTCAGTGCATTCAAAGGCCTTTTGGTTTGTTCTCTCAATGATACTTTCAAGGATTTTCAAGGCATGTGAAAGAGCCCTACATGAGACAGAGCCTGATCAAAAACTCTCATGAAAGTAGAGTTGTTTTAAGGAGaagaccttttttttaacatgtttaataACATATTACCCAATTAAAACTCAATTTTAACTTTTACAGGAGAGCACCGCCAGGGAAATGTAAGAACAAGCCGCTGCCTGTGAAAGTGAGGGGGAAAAAGCTTCCCTTTGTGCCCAGGGAATGTAAGTCATCTGAGTTtacctttacatttttattacttCTTCTTCTTAGAAGTTTATGTCTCATTTTTATGGTGTGTGCATTGCAGACTTGTGGAGGAAACCATTCTGAAATTGTCTGACAAAGCGAAGCCTCTTAAATTGAACCTTAAACTGAAATATGTCcatcatgttttacatgttttggaGTAAAAAATAGTTTTGGTTCAGTCAAGGTGCACAAATATAAACAACATATACACGACATATTATCAGGTCAATTAAAACTGATTAATGTAATGTCTGTTTTAGCGAGCACACAAATCGCCTGCATTCACTGTATACGCTTAAGTACGTATGCTTGTCCTGAACagaacctgttttttttccctccccatTTTATGTCTATATACTTCCAAATTGTATAATCGCATTGAGGTCAtatataaaactataaaaagcAGTCTCCAATTTTACATCAAACATacttaaaaaagacaaaagggggAAGCATTTCAAACATTTAGGCCTGTTGTCTGAGCCAAATATTCAGTCCAGCCTCATAAAGTGAAACATATGTGGCTGCACAGTTCAAGTAAAACTGTGAATATATGTACTTACTGCCGTCTGTGTCATTTCAGTGACCGTGCTGGACACGAATGAAAAACCTACAAGACCACCACCAAGAAAATTCAAACTCACCACCAAACCACCGGCCACGAGCAGCCTGGTCAAACCTACGAGGGCGGCAGCCAGCGTGACAACAAGCCCTCCTGCGAAGCAGAAATGGAAATCGCTCGATAAGAAGGCGAAGAAGAAAAATAAGCTGAAGCcatggaggaaaaagaaagtgcTGAACAAGCAGGCAGCTAACGCACAAATGAAGAAGAATGCACTGAGGCAGAAATCCAGGGGACAATCCAAAAAGGCCGCTGTGGTAAAGCCCGTCAGCGACAAAGTAAAGCCAAAGACCAATCACACTGCCACCGCTGATTTAAAGAGCAACACTCTACAAACACCCAGCAGCCTGACAGATAGCACAGTCCACACGAGGAAGACTCCCCAAAGGAAAAGTGCACAGAAGCAGACCAGACAAAACAGCATCAAGCTGAAAGCATTTCATGCCTTCACAAACACAACTAAAGCAAACCTGAACGTGAAAACTAACAGAACGATGCAAAACAAACTCCAGGTAAAAGGCAAGTGAACGAAACATGCTGAAGCACTTTGAAACGTTATTTCCTTCATGTCCGAgtcattattttgtctgtttctgttcgTGAAACAATCAGTGTTGATTGTCAcgttttaaaggaatagtttgacatttcggtaaatgtgattatttgctttCCTGCCAAAACGTTAAGTGAGAAGACTGACGCCTCTCTCGACAGGAGCCAGctagcaggttagcttagcacaaagacaggaaatgggCAACACAAGAGGGATTCATCCTCCAGGGCAGACATGCAAGCTGCCTCCTCTGTATCCaatttttatgctaagctaagctaactagttCAAGGTGATGGCTTCATATTTATTGCGCAGACTGgcgtcaatcttctcatttaacgTTCAGCGAGACgtgaataagcacatttcctaaaatgttggTCTATTCCTTTAAAGTACAAAGCACATTTATTATGCATGTAATGACACTGtttcctttacattttattCCTGACTGTTGTAAACCCATCGGTCCAACTTACTCGCCACCCTGTCTGTATTTAAACATATCAAATAGGCTTGAAGTAGAAATAAGCAGCaagcataaaaaagaaaaaaaaagccttctaAGTATACCAAAGCCCGCTGTTGTTTAATTGCTCTAATTTTACAACACATGCAagtgttaaaaataaacatacaagtgtctgtttgtgtctcagaaGCTCTCTGTCATTAAACTCCACACCACCGATCAGAGCTGAAACCACTGTGAGTGTGGCTTGCATAATGACTGCTGTAAATGTAAAGCTGTTCTGACTGCAGCGTGCAGTTACATGAATCTCACaatttcctctgctgccagTACTGAGACCCACATTCTGCATTTTACGATTCATGGGAAAAGGCCGGGTTGATGTTCTGTAGGTGTTAATGCAGCCTTGGCTAAGAATGGTTGTCCAAGGTCGGGATATACACCCTCCAGTCAACTTTGCCTGCTTTCATAACGCATACGATGACATAACACATATACAATCTGACATGACATAAACATGTCATCCACTCCCCTGACAAATCCTCTCATGCTATCATCAGCTCTCCTTCACAGTCAAATTTTAAGACCAAAGAGGtatgaaacattttttatttgcttatcTATACTATAAAGCTAGTGTGGCAACTTCAGGAGCCCTGCAATATTACAGGGCCCCGAGTGCTCGTAACTCCACACATCTATAGCACTTCACCACTTAAATGTCCCAAACCACCTCTGCAAATGCACAACTAAATGTAAATTATACTGATTGGAAAAAGAAGCACGAGAGTCATTTAAAGTGATGGTGGGTCCAAATTTGTAGGTCTGAAAATATAAAGGGTTGCACTCAGTTTTAATGCAGGTCTCCCACGTGTCTTCTATATAGTGTTGAGCATGTTGAAGGTCTTTGAACCCAGGACCCCTACAAATTACAGACCTGCGTTACTGTGCATTTGTGCTAAAACGTCACCAATTTAGAAAACACAGCTCGGCTTCCTGGACCCTCGACTCTACGCCCAAAAAGCTAATGCTTCCTCCAGCAGAGGTGTCATTTTGTGACGGTGAAGGAGCCAAACAGATGTGTAAAAATGGCTCTCATCCAGCTGTGCAACAGCTCCTATTAGCTCTGTTTGTCATCAcctgtggctgtttttctggaGGGGCGTCCCTTTGAAGCGTGAGAACCGGGGCACTTTTCAGCTAACAAGCCAACTTTGCTGTTGCGTGAGGAGGGACGCAGCATGATGGTTTTCCCTCCTTTTTAAGGGGATGTTTgctggtttcagtgtttttgttgaattCCTTGCAATGAAGTTGATGAACAACAAGCTgccaaaaaactgaaataagtGACTGATTTTGAATGAGCTCCATAAACCCCCAaaattagaaatataatttaagtataGGAAAGTCGTACAagtatacttttactttttgctcCTTCAAAAAGTATCATTTAAGTATAATATTTAGTCACCTGGGAAACTGCCTCCTTACAGGATGTCAGCGATCAAACTCCAACCAGAACATCCAGCTGCCTGCCTTAATGAATGAAATTACTATTCTACAATATCCTTCATGTGTGCTGTTCAGCACATGGGATGTATGTTCTGTGTATTATATACAGTATCATTATGGTAACAGAAGCAAGCCTTCAGAACACCAGAAGAAACTGTTGCTTTGTTGATTTTGCTCTTTCTCAGATTTTTTGATGAGCCTGCTGGCAGGGATGGAAACGACTGTTGTTCTGGTCAGATTCAAACTAAAATATCACAACAATTGTGAgctggactgacatgaaaatgtGTGCACTCATTCATGGTGGCCAGAGGATGAGTCTAAATTGACTGGCACGATGTTTGGTACAGATATGCATAGAGTGCTTtcatttatgaccaaacacctgcaaatcTAATGACCTTCCCATTAGACTCAGCTGTTTAGTGCtgatcagcaaatgttagcatgctaagacaTTAAAGATGGTgcacatggtaaacattatacttgctgaacatcagcatattagccTGCTGATGTAGCTCCAAACACCACTCTGCCCACAgtaagtacagcctcacagagccgcgAGCACGCCTGTGGACTCTTAGTATTGCTTTATAATAAAAGACATATTCATCATGACCACTGACGACATTAGAAGAGATATACAGCCAATTCCTCTGTAGATACAGAACGTGGTCGATCCTCTCAGATAAAAACTGATTTACTGAAGAATGAAGCTGCAGCGCTCCTGCTTTAACACCAGCGCTGATGAAGACCTTTGTCAGCTCTGTGGGAAATGTAGCACCACTCCACAACTTACTCTCAGTGAGGAAATGATGATCTGTGACTGACCGTGAAAACCAAACCTCTGCTTGAGTCTACTTTCATTTAGGAGTAAAAAATAGTAAATATATAAGGGGTTTTGGTCCAAATTGGCCTGAAAATGTGCTCCACAAGACAACTCTGAAGAGGAACATTAATGAAATGGaataatataaaagaaaaacttgaTTAGAATTATTAACTGAAACCACgtttgggggaaaaaatcaatCATGTTCATTCTGGAAATCACTGGAAAATGTCATGAGTGATGTTTTTTAGCAGCTCTTGTGGTGTACAAAGATTTTGGGTGAATTAAAGGAACATGGGCagcgtgcatgcatgcttttctttgcagtttttgatgatgatgcttcTGTAAGTGATTTTTCTTCTTAATCCACTCATACAGACCTTAATATCAATTCAAGCAACCATCCCTGCTGCAAATACAAATCTACTGGTTATTTAAAACAACTAGTTAAAAAGCTCAAAAGAACTGAAATCTTTACTTGTGTAGCAGAGTTaattcatataaaaatatcCAGAAACTCCTCCTGCCCTCTTTATGCTGCTGTGGTGGTTCAGTAAAGGCATATTGCTCCCTACTGGCCAGTGCATGTCACTAAAACTGGGTCTCAGCAGGAGCTCCGGGGCTAAAACTGATCACTAAATTTCAGgctaaaaagaccaaaatctAACAGGTCAGGATGCTTGTCTGACTCACTGGTCTAAACTACTGACAGCTCACAGGTTTGATCTGTGTTTCCATCAGATGGTTAAGCATGTTTGTCCTGATCTGACCCTCTGCTGGCAAAACGCTGCAggtttcacaaaataaaagtgccAAAACATGACAGAGGGAGGCTGGGAAATGTTCACCCTGAGTGTCAGcttcaaacattcaaaacatttaaaacacaagacagtcagctgttctttttttatgttaatcatttatttccaaaaaataCTTTGCATTGATGTTGTGACACGTttagaatttgaaaaaaaatcttaaatgttgttttttttagccatttttgcCTTGAAGATTATAATCAGTTGTTGTGATACCCTCCCCAGATTAGTTCAAGAGCAGCATTTACTTTCAGGATTTAATCACCAGTGAACTCAACGAGCAGCtctcagaaatgtgtttaattcAGGCACCTTTAGTGTTACGCAGCAGCTCATGTGACGTAGATGCAGCCCAATGGCACCACAAGCCAATCAACCATAAAAACTGTTGATTATCGTTATATTGTGAACTGCATGTAATCTCAGTAGATTGGTCTCTCAGTGAAtcacagcaacatttaaaaaaatggtgACATTGTTCATTACATGTTAGTGCTTTTTACAATCTTAGTGTTCTTCAT
Coding sequences:
- the hhipl2 gene encoding HHIP-like protein 2, with the protein product MTSRRDAALHPSGAGCAVLRAAAGPSSPQKTPSLPELILVMSVMLLVPVQPASAHPQCLDFEPPFKPRWHLEFCTQYEHFGCCDQKTDNMIAERYWDIIEQLEVAGHELCVDMLKEIMCQECSPYAAHLYDAEDPYTPIRELPGLCFGYCSEFHGKCRHVVKYLTENQLLRDTSERDVSTFCSVVDLSDQDYCYPNVLKSSDLNSNLGRVAEDPRGCLQLCLTEVANNLRNPVLMLHSGDDTHRMFIAEQLGFVWVYLRDGSRLEQPFLDMSGEVMTTPWLGDERGFLGMAFHPKYRVNGRFFIYYSIQINSKLEKVRISEMKVSAHDMNMADPYSERVILEIEEPAANHNGGQLLFGLDGYLYIFTGDGGKAGDPFGKYGNAQNKSALLGKVLRIDVDGSDSTGKQYRIPPDNPFGSDPDTRPEVYAYGVRNMWRCSVDRGDLVSRHGRGRIFCGDVGQNRYEEIDIIVKGGNYGWRAKEGFECYDMKLCHNSSLDDILPIFAYSHHVGKSVTGGYVYRGCESPNLNGLYIFGDFMSGQIMALEEDKSTGSWRERRVCMGDTKTCSFPGLINHHHKFIISFAEDEAGELYFLATAYPSAMSPFGTVFKFMDPSRRAPPGKCKNKPLPVKVRGKKLPFVPRELTVLDTNEKPTRPPPRKFKLTTKPPATSSLVKPTRAAASVTTSPPAKQKWKSLDKKAKKKNKLKPWRKKKVLNKQAANAQMKKNALRQKSRGQSKKAAVVKPVSDKVKPKTNHTATADLKSNTLQTPSSLTDSTVHTRKTPQRKSAQKQTRQNSIKLKAFHAFTNTTKANLNVKTNRTMQNKLQVKGK